The Epilithonimonas zeae genome contains a region encoding:
- the traK gene encoding conjugative transposon protein TraK has product MLIKNIEQRIKINKVVSLGAIAFAVFIIIAGFFFSYKMIQDSRKSIYILDNGVPVLAKQTDVFLNRPVEYKAQIELFHRLFFTLASDDSYIKENIQKSLYLIDDSGKKEYTNLREKGFYNQIVASSSMVTIHTDSISLDMENKKFQFFGKQMITRKSSVITRKLFTEGFFDDIIRSPNNPHGVLLKNWRIIDNEELSNQNKNSY; this is encoded by the coding sequence ATGCTTATAAAAAATATAGAACAGAGAATCAAGATCAATAAGGTAGTGTCATTGGGCGCTATTGCATTTGCTGTCTTCATCATCATTGCAGGTTTTTTTTTTTCTTATAAAATGATTCAGGATTCGAGAAAATCAATCTACATTTTGGACAATGGAGTTCCGGTTCTTGCCAAGCAGACCGATGTATTTCTGAACAGACCTGTGGAATATAAAGCACAGATCGAATTATTCCACAGACTCTTTTTTACGCTGGCTTCTGATGATTCTTATATCAAAGAGAATATCCAAAAGTCATTGTATCTCATTGATGACAGTGGGAAAAAGGAGTACACCAACCTAAGAGAAAAGGGATTTTATAATCAGATTGTTGCTTCCAGTTCAATGGTCACTATCCACACAGATTCCATTAGCCTGGATATGGAAAATAAGAAATTTCAATTTTTTGGAAAACAGATGATAACAAGAAAATCTTCTGTCATTACCCGAAAATTATTTACGGAAGGATTTTTTGATGACATCATTAGAAGCCCTAACAATCCTCACGGTGTACTTCTTAAAAACTGGCGAATCATTGATAACGAAGAATTGTCTAACCAAAATAAAAACTCTTACTAA
- the traM gene encoding conjugative transposon protein TraM — translation MDIKKINFKEKKYVLPLLALPFILLFAYVGAQFTKDDKPMEKPKELSTLLGESQDSIMTKNDAYDAFFKKDDNRTMLGGLDREQDSFLSYDDQLSLAQKRRIDSIKAVNSRQSQYQANGNPSSYYNPKQGKEDQDYKRSTEIIKMLNDKSNGKAEDNIQTEKPKTKEQNTQQDPVKYLKQQMLVMDSLEKARDPEYQSKLAAEQKLKANKEKMNEFLNSTFNVSKSGINHDFNAIYKDKENSFIKAVIDENNKGFLGSRIRFRLLEDIYVGNRNISKGSILYGQISGFTMQRVDLKIISVFAKGEIFPINLSIYDVDGMKGLYVPQSGFRDMIREMGSNSVQGTQMDMGGEGFFTTIGSKLFTSTSKSIANLIKINKAKLKYNSYVFLIDEKQLKDSKNQTKP, via the coding sequence ATGGACATTAAGAAAATCAACTTTAAAGAAAAAAAATACGTTCTGCCTCTTCTTGCTCTGCCGTTCATTTTACTGTTTGCGTATGTAGGAGCTCAGTTTACAAAGGATGATAAGCCTATGGAAAAACCAAAGGAGCTTTCCACATTACTGGGTGAATCTCAGGATTCCATTATGACTAAAAATGATGCTTATGATGCATTCTTCAAAAAAGATGATAATAGAACAATGCTTGGAGGATTAGACAGGGAACAGGACAGTTTTCTAAGCTATGACGACCAGTTGTCATTAGCTCAAAAAAGAAGAATCGATTCAATAAAAGCTGTCAATTCAAGGCAGAGTCAATATCAGGCAAACGGAAATCCATCATCCTATTATAACCCTAAACAAGGTAAAGAAGATCAGGACTATAAAAGATCGACTGAGATTATTAAAATGTTGAATGACAAATCCAACGGAAAAGCAGAAGATAATATTCAGACTGAAAAGCCTAAAACTAAAGAGCAAAATACACAGCAAGATCCTGTAAAATATCTGAAACAGCAAATGCTGGTGATGGATTCTTTAGAGAAAGCAAGAGATCCCGAGTATCAAAGCAAGTTGGCGGCAGAACAGAAGCTAAAAGCCAATAAAGAAAAAATGAACGAGTTCCTTAATTCTACTTTCAATGTCAGTAAGTCAGGTATCAATCATGACTTCAATGCCATTTATAAAGACAAGGAAAATAGTTTTATCAAGGCTGTTATCGATGAAAACAACAAAGGGTTTTTGGGAAGCAGAATAAGATTTCGATTGCTGGAGGACATCTATGTTGGAAACAGGAATATCAGTAAAGGTTCCATTCTGTATGGTCAAATCTCAGGATTTACAATGCAGAGAGTTGATTTGAAAATCATTTCTGTATTTGCTAAAGGAGAGATTTTTCCCATCAACCTATCTATTTACGATGTTGATGGTATGAAAGGCTTGTATGTGCCGCAAAGCGGTTTCAGAGATATGATTCGAGAAATGGGAAGTAATTCAGTTCAGGGAACCCAAATGGATATGGGTGGAGAAGGATTTTTTACAACGATTGGTTCCAAACTATTTACATCCACTTCCAAGTCGATCGCAAACCTCATTAAAATCAATAAAGCCAAGTTGAAGTACAATTCTTATGTATTTCTGATTGACGAAAAACAATTGAAAGATTCAAAAAACCAAACAAAACCTTAA
- a CDS encoding DUF4138 domain-containing protein, translated as MKSFLYTLLLFTATLKAQTATKEKIISDLPEIEIAEGVNLHIISPEPIQYVDLSTEKLTGDLPTTNIARIKITDSQTSAEDKKKKTSIFFNGDQAGIITVVGQSFIAQYKAVYRHSENLNTITNIHIQPEAMQPIEFDKMVFSNLELRRFAMGIIQKKSENNPIREEKNLKLSFQLNNVYVISDYIFLDMTFKNNSNLSYDIEALKFSIEDKKIHKATNNQSIEMTPLFQLNPQKHFKKNFRNIYVFKKFTYPNSKVMMIRLIEEQLSGRTIEMKVNYSDILKADTF; from the coding sequence ATGAAATCATTTTTATATACACTTTTACTATTTACAGCGACTCTCAAAGCTCAAACAGCAACCAAAGAAAAAATTATTTCTGATCTGCCAGAAATAGAAATAGCAGAAGGGGTCAACCTGCATATTATTTCTCCTGAACCTATCCAATACGTCGATTTATCAACTGAAAAACTAACAGGGGATTTACCAACGACCAATATTGCAAGAATCAAAATTACAGATAGTCAAACATCTGCAGAAGATAAAAAGAAAAAGACCTCCATCTTTTTTAATGGAGATCAAGCTGGAATTATTACCGTTGTGGGGCAATCTTTTATTGCACAATATAAAGCGGTTTACAGACATTCTGAAAATTTGAATACAATTACCAATATTCACATTCAGCCTGAAGCGATGCAGCCTATTGAGTTCGATAAAATGGTCTTCTCTAACCTTGAACTTAGAAGATTTGCAATGGGAATCATTCAGAAGAAATCTGAAAATAACCCAATCAGAGAAGAGAAAAATCTTAAACTCAGCTTCCAGCTCAATAATGTCTATGTCATCAGCGATTACATTTTCCTTGATATGACTTTTAAAAATAATTCTAATCTGAGCTATGATATTGAGGCATTAAAATTTTCTATAGAAGATAAAAAGATTCATAAGGCTACCAATAACCAGAGCATTGAGATGACGCCACTTTTTCAACTAAATCCTCAAAAGCATTTCAAGAAGAATTTTAGAAACATTTATGTCTTCAAAAAATTTACTTACCCGAATTCCAAAGTAATGATGATAAGATTAATTGAGGAACAGCTTTCGGGCAGAACGATTGAAATGAAAGTGAACTATTCTGACATTCTAAAAGCTGATACTTTCTAG
- a CDS encoding type IV secretion system DNA-binding domain-containing protein gives MQEQQHQIKIYGFLQKVVYAVVALDCASLFYLNADVPVVSNLLKNFSKMSFIYPPINAKFATVVLIGLVAVGTKAKKKKDLNIYTEIGIPMVLGLLMIFSSLIWQNEAGNRELPHIVPGLNLYQIIYAVLSFLGAVILQMGADSISKMMQQKMGKDRWNVEEESFDQNKELVNTDTSINIPYVFRYNNKTYKGYINIDPFRGTIVIGVPGSGKSFGVINPSIRQMIAKGFCLCIYDFKFPDLAQIAYYQFLLKKSKEPDYNYSFHIINLNEVEKSRRVNPFHKKYIKTLAEAQEMAESMVSSLQKGGASSGGGSEAFFTQSAINFLSSCIYFFATLENGKYSDLPHILSFMNRSYKEIFDTLFTNEEILSLLSPFKTAYDNKAFDQLEGQIGTLKIFLSRLATKESFWVFSGDEVELKITDKQNPSILILASDPSTQDINSALYSSILNRTLRLINSKHNLPGGVVGDEFPTIYIHKIDNVIATARSNKIAVLLGLQEIPQLRQFYKKEVADTISAIVGNVLSGSVRDKNTLDWLEKLFGKIKQKSYSQSISQQGTSTSINEKMDFMIPAGKIAALKTGEMVGMIAQGEENSTEEYKTSAIKGKINLDMNAIKEEEKNYVEMPNYYSFIDKKGVNRKEEVLMTNFRKINREVELIVNENIKE, from the coding sequence ATGCAAGAGCAACAACATCAAATCAAAATCTATGGATTCCTGCAAAAGGTGGTCTATGCTGTCGTTGCATTGGATTGTGCTTCGCTGTTTTATCTGAATGCTGATGTCCCTGTAGTTTCCAACTTATTGAAGAACTTCTCAAAGATGAGCTTCATCTATCCTCCCATCAATGCAAAATTTGCCACGGTGGTTTTGATTGGATTGGTTGCTGTTGGAACAAAAGCTAAGAAGAAAAAAGATCTCAATATCTATACGGAGATAGGGATTCCTATGGTGTTAGGATTATTGATGATTTTCTCATCCTTGATCTGGCAGAATGAAGCTGGAAATAGAGAACTCCCGCATATCGTTCCAGGGCTCAATCTGTATCAAATAATTTACGCAGTTCTTTCTTTTTTAGGAGCAGTTATTCTTCAGATGGGAGCAGACAGCATTTCGAAAATGATGCAGCAGAAAATGGGAAAAGACCGATGGAATGTTGAAGAAGAGTCTTTTGATCAAAACAAAGAACTTGTAAACACGGATACTTCAATTAATATCCCGTATGTTTTCAGATATAATAACAAAACCTACAAAGGCTATATTAATATAGATCCTTTTAGAGGAACTATCGTCATCGGAGTACCTGGTTCTGGAAAATCGTTTGGGGTTATTAATCCTTCCATTCGACAGATGATTGCCAAAGGGTTTTGTCTTTGTATTTACGATTTCAAGTTTCCTGATCTGGCGCAGATTGCTTATTATCAGTTCCTGCTGAAAAAAAGTAAAGAGCCAGATTATAACTACAGTTTTCATATTATCAATCTGAATGAAGTAGAAAAATCAAGAAGAGTCAATCCATTTCACAAGAAATATATAAAAACCTTGGCTGAAGCTCAGGAAATGGCAGAATCAATGGTGTCTTCATTACAAAAAGGTGGAGCAAGTTCCGGAGGTGGCTCAGAAGCATTCTTTACACAGTCGGCTATTAACTTTCTATCTTCCTGTATCTACTTTTTTGCTACGCTGGAAAATGGTAAATATTCAGACCTGCCTCATATTCTGTCATTTATGAACCGCAGTTATAAAGAGATCTTCGATACACTTTTCACGAATGAGGAGATTTTGTCTTTACTTTCACCATTCAAAACGGCTTATGACAACAAGGCTTTTGATCAGTTGGAAGGGCAGATCGGGACTTTGAAAATCTTTCTTTCTCGATTGGCAACTAAAGAGAGTTTTTGGGTCTTCTCAGGAGATGAAGTTGAGCTTAAAATAACAGATAAGCAAAATCCTTCGATTCTGATTTTAGCATCTGATCCGAGTACGCAGGATATTAATTCAGCTCTGTATTCATCAATATTAAATAGGACTTTACGCTTAATCAATTCCAAACATAATCTGCCGGGTGGAGTAGTAGGTGATGAATTTCCAACAATCTACATTCATAAAATTGATAATGTGATCGCAACAGCAAGAAGTAACAAGATTGCTGTATTACTGGGACTTCAGGAAATTCCACAGCTTAGACAGTTTTACAAAAAGGAAGTTGCCGATACCATTTCTGCCATTGTAGGAAATGTTCTTTCCGGTTCTGTACGAGATAAAAATACCTTGGACTGGCTTGAAAAATTATTCGGAAAAATTAAACAGAAGTCTTACTCCCAATCCATTTCACAACAAGGAACATCAACCAGCATTAATGAAAAAATGGATTTTATGATTCCTGCAGGAAAAATCGCTGCCCTTAAAACCGGTGAAATGGTTGGGATGATTGCACAAGGTGAAGAGAACAGTACAGAGGAATATAAAACATCTGCAATAAAAGGAAAGATCAATCTTGATATGAATGCCATTAAGGAAGAGGAAAAAAACTATGTAGAGATGCCTAACTATTATTCATTTATAGACAAAAAAGGTGTCAATCGTAAAGAAGAAGTCTTGATGACAAACTTCAGAAAAATCAATCGAGAAGTGGAGCTTATCGTCAATGAAAATATTAAAGAATAA
- a CDS encoding M23 family metallopeptidase, with product MKLIRKYLMTGFFLGYHSLVFAQFNTLTRHENKVNESFNEKQNFQKEQRGRKEIEKKNIINKFFKSPTKADLKKEIDSLKTMMLRYSVSTSEEKEENYKNNDFSPVKMGDDKLSNQGNSSIEKSSKKFDFINEEELISKISMPLKRKIVVTSPFGRRTHPIFGSAKMHTGTDFEANYENVYAVLDGTVIASGWDSGGGGGNYIKIKHSDSFVTSYLHLSEIYYRAGEAVKAGFIIAKSGNTGNSTGAHLHFSVAENGKYINPIRFLNDLIKANNLIANYYEIGKNSYLQH from the coding sequence ATGAAATTGATAAGAAAATATTTGATGACAGGTTTTTTTCTGGGTTACCATTCATTGGTTTTCGCTCAGTTCAATACGCTTACTAGACATGAAAATAAAGTTAATGAATCCTTTAATGAAAAGCAAAATTTTCAGAAAGAGCAAAGGGGCAGAAAAGAGATAGAGAAAAAAAACATCATTAATAAATTTTTTAAATCTCCCACTAAAGCGGACTTAAAAAAGGAAATTGATTCTTTGAAAACAATGATGCTACGTTACAGTGTATCAACATCGGAGGAAAAAGAAGAAAATTATAAAAACAATGATTTTTCTCCTGTGAAAATGGGAGATGATAAATTAAGTAATCAAGGAAACTCAAGTATAGAAAAGTCGAGTAAAAAATTTGATTTCATTAATGAAGAAGAACTTATCTCAAAAATAAGTATGCCACTGAAGAGAAAGATTGTGGTTACATCTCCTTTCGGAAGGCGAACGCATCCAATTTTCGGATCAGCCAAAATGCATACGGGGACTGATTTTGAAGCCAACTATGAAAATGTATATGCCGTTTTAGACGGAACTGTAATTGCGTCGGGTTGGGATTCTGGAGGTGGAGGAGGGAATTATATAAAAATCAAGCATTCTGATTCATTTGTAACCTCCTATCTCCATCTTTCCGAAATCTATTATAGAGCCGGAGAAGCTGTGAAGGCAGGATTCATTATTGCAAAAAGTGGGAATACCGGAAATTCTACTGGGGCACACCTTCATTTTTCAGTTGCAGAAAACGGAAAGTATATTAATCCCATTCGGTTTTTGAATGACCTCATTAAAGCGAACAACTTAATTGCCAACTATTATGAAATAGGAAAAAACTCATATCTCCAACATTAA
- a CDS encoding T9SS type A sorting domain-containing protein, which translates to MKKINFMVMLFVSALTYAQTFSIYTENSNIGAGINSLRFSNGSGFTLTEPGTGAYEGAKNFLLTYNGTSTYFHAIMFPRNPANTADMVIDISAYSYYNLALKTASPHPFYIRIRGNNVIAKVLINPASNSYNFTNDNEWHFMSIPLSAFIPESSSFSLSNVSEIFVLRSENSISTVVGSSNNFQVDNVYLSTSSALSVMSGEKNKPLSIFPNPASSKITVTSDQTIDKISIYDTTGKRAISKESGEKISQIDISKLSTGTYIISVESNGRVNSSKFIKK; encoded by the coding sequence ATGAAAAAAATTAATTTTATGGTAATGCTGTTTGTTTCAGCATTAACTTATGCTCAAACTTTCTCAATTTACACAGAGAATTCAAACATTGGAGCAGGTATCAATTCTTTACGCTTTAGCAACGGGTCGGGATTTACACTTACAGAACCAGGGACGGGGGCATACGAAGGAGCAAAAAACTTTCTATTAACCTATAACGGAACCAGCACTTATTTTCACGCAATAATGTTTCCTCGAAATCCTGCCAACACAGCGGATATGGTGATAGATATCTCAGCTTACAGTTATTATAATTTGGCTCTTAAAACTGCATCGCCTCATCCTTTTTATATCAGAATTCGTGGTAATAATGTAATTGCTAAAGTATTGATTAATCCAGCATCCAACAGCTATAATTTTACTAATGACAATGAATGGCACTTTATGTCTATTCCTCTTTCTGCTTTCATTCCGGAGTCATCGAGTTTTAGCCTGTCCAACGTTTCAGAAATATTTGTTTTAAGGAGCGAAAATTCGATTTCTACCGTCGTTGGTTCCTCTAATAATTTTCAAGTTGACAACGTTTATTTATCTACTTCCAGTGCTTTATCTGTAATGTCAGGAGAAAAGAATAAACCATTGAGTATTTTCCCTAATCCAGCATCATCTAAAATTACAGTTACATCGGATCAGACTATAGATAAAATATCAATTTATGACACTACTGGAAAACGAGCAATCAGTAAAGAGTCAGGCGAGAAAATATCGCAAATTGACATCTCAAAACTAAGTACAGGCACATACATCATTTCTGTGGAATCTAATGGTAGGGTAAATTCATCGAAATTTATTAAAAAATAG
- a CDS encoding glycoside hydrolase family 3 N-terminal domain-containing protein has protein sequence MKNIFYAASILVMSCSSANAQKQPLYKNKDAPVEKRIDDLIGQMTLEEKIMQMNQWTYGKNANPNNIGEHMKAVKPEIGSLLYRSTNPEYRNQIQKKAVNETRLGIPIIFGFDAIHGYKTIFPIPLAQACSWNTDLVKQSSAITAKESWLSGLDWTFSPMVDVARDARWGRISEGYGEDTYANSAFGVAAIQGYQGHNLKDKYTIAASLKHYIGYSMSEGGRDYHYSDISQQTLWETFLPPFEAGIKAGAATVMSGFNDISGVPASANHYTLTEILKKKWGHDGFVISDWGSVKNLVVQGVAKDTKEAAEKALLAGVEMDMVDNIYMDYLPELVASGKIKIQTIDEAVKRILRVKMNLGLFENPYVDVISEKDRYLLPDYLKVAEELAQESMVLLKNENQVLPITSKYKSIAAIGPMVKDSVHIMGFWEGMGDPKDVNTIFDGLTKEFGDQLKINYALGCDFEGEDRSGFAKAVEVANQSDIILVFLGEKRNWSGENGSRSTIALPKIQEDLVEELSKTGKRVILLLSSGRPLELIRLNKMADAILEIWQPGTMAGAAVSGILSGRHNPSGKLSATFPQTTGQIPIYYNMRQSARPEAGHYQDIPRDALYWFGHGFSYSKFEYGNIKLSNNKFRKNEKIVAEIEITNKGTVDGKEAVLWYIYDPVANISRPMKELKFFEKKLIIAGKKEIYRFEINPEKDLTYVDSNGDKHLESGDFYIIVGNKKTKFELND, from the coding sequence ATGAAAAATATCTTTTACGCTGCAAGCATTCTGGTAATGAGTTGCTCATCCGCTAATGCTCAAAAACAGCCACTTTACAAAAACAAAGATGCTCCTGTAGAAAAACGTATTGATGATCTGATAGGTCAGATGACTCTGGAGGAAAAAATAATGCAGATGAACCAATGGACTTATGGGAAAAATGCCAATCCCAACAATATTGGAGAGCATATGAAAGCTGTAAAACCTGAAATTGGCTCACTACTCTACCGAAGTACCAATCCAGAGTACCGCAATCAGATTCAGAAAAAGGCAGTTAACGAAACCCGTTTGGGTATTCCGATTATATTTGGATTTGATGCCATACATGGCTACAAAACCATTTTTCCAATTCCGCTGGCCCAAGCTTGCTCCTGGAATACAGATTTGGTAAAACAATCAAGCGCCATTACCGCAAAAGAAAGTTGGCTGTCTGGATTAGACTGGACTTTTTCACCGATGGTAGACGTTGCCAGAGATGCCCGATGGGGTAGGATTTCTGAAGGTTACGGAGAAGACACCTATGCTAATTCAGCTTTTGGTGTTGCTGCCATCCAAGGTTATCAGGGACATAATCTGAAAGACAAATACACCATTGCCGCAAGTTTGAAACATTACATCGGTTACAGTATGTCCGAAGGTGGCCGTGATTATCATTATAGTGACATTTCACAGCAGACACTTTGGGAAACCTTTCTCCCACCTTTCGAAGCGGGCATTAAAGCTGGTGCAGCTACAGTAATGAGCGGTTTTAATGACATCTCCGGCGTTCCTGCATCAGCTAATCATTACACTCTTACAGAGATCCTTAAGAAAAAATGGGGGCACGACGGTTTTGTGATCTCAGATTGGGGATCAGTTAAAAATCTTGTGGTACAAGGCGTTGCAAAAGATACCAAGGAAGCAGCCGAAAAAGCATTGCTCGCCGGTGTAGAAATGGATATGGTTGATAACATTTACATGGACTATCTCCCAGAATTGGTAGCCTCAGGAAAAATTAAAATACAAACTATTGATGAAGCTGTGAAAAGAATTCTTCGGGTTAAAATGAATCTGGGTCTGTTTGAAAATCCTTACGTGGATGTGATTTCTGAGAAAGATCGATATCTATTACCTGATTATTTAAAAGTCGCTGAAGAATTGGCTCAGGAATCTATGGTTTTATTGAAAAATGAAAATCAGGTGTTGCCAATAACTTCAAAATATAAAAGTATTGCAGCTATTGGTCCGATGGTAAAAGATTCTGTTCACATTATGGGATTTTGGGAAGGAATGGGTGATCCAAAAGATGTGAATACCATTTTTGACGGCTTGACTAAAGAATTTGGTGACCAATTAAAGATTAATTATGCTTTAGGTTGTGATTTTGAGGGCGAAGACAGAAGTGGTTTTGCCAAGGCTGTGGAAGTTGCCAATCAGTCAGATATTATACTTGTTTTTCTTGGTGAAAAGAGAAATTGGAGTGGCGAAAATGGCTCCCGCTCCACTATTGCATTACCAAAAATCCAGGAAGATCTTGTTGAAGAACTATCCAAAACAGGGAAACGTGTTATCCTGCTGCTTTCCAGTGGAAGACCTTTAGAATTAATTCGGTTGAACAAAATGGCTGATGCAATATTGGAAATTTGGCAACCGGGAACAATGGCGGGAGCTGCTGTATCTGGTATCCTGTCTGGAAGGCATAATCCATCGGGGAAACTTTCTGCCACTTTTCCGCAAACAACGGGTCAAATTCCAATTTATTACAATATGAGACAGTCGGCAAGGCCAGAAGCTGGACATTATCAGGATATTCCGAGAGATGCATTGTACTGGTTTGGTCACGGATTTAGCTACAGCAAATTTGAATATGGTAACATAAAACTATCGAATAACAAATTTAGAAAAAATGAAAAAATTGTAGCAGAGATAGAAATTACTAACAAAGGAACCGTGGATGGTAAAGAAGCTGTGCTTTGGTATATCTATGATCCTGTTGCAAATATTTCCCGTCCAATGAAAGAACTCAAATTTTTTGAAAAAAAATTAATCATAGCAGGAAAAAAAGAAATATACCGCTTTGAAATCAATCCTGAAAAAGATTTGACCTATGTCGACAGCAATGGTGATAAACATTTAGAATCCGGAGATTTTTACATCATCGTCGGTAACAAGAAGACAAAATTTGAGTTAAACGACTAA
- the bglX gene encoding beta-glucosidase BglX, producing MIKTTLFCFVVFGVANITAQNKAHLDTTKSIEERITLLMNQMTLEEKVGQMNQYNGFWEVTGPAPQGGSSKIKYDHLNKGWVGSLLNVRGVQKVREVQKIAVENTRLGIPLIIGFDVIHSYKTLSPIPLAEAASWDMEAIKKSAAIAAAEAAASGINWTFAPNVDVTIDARWGRVMEGAGEDPFLASKIAVARVKGFQGDDFSGTNTIAACAKHFAGYGFVESGKEYNNVDMSVSRLYNSVLPPFKAANDAGVKTFMNAFNTLNGIPATANRFLLRDILKTKWDFQGFVVSDWASIGEMISHGYAKDGAEAAEKAAEAGSDMDMESYLYVNELVNLVKEKKLDIEIINDAVRRILRLKFEMGLFENPYKYCDEKREKEVIGSASHHDGVLDMAKKSIVLLKNDNNLLPLKKSGQKIALIGALASDKTSPLGSWRIAADDDTAVSVLEGMQKYKNSPVTYALGTAVFSGKPTFTKELEINTDDKSGFEKAIATARQADVVVMVLGEHGFQSGEGRSRTNLDLPGNQQELLEEVFKVNKNIVLVLNNGRPLAIQWAANHIPAIVEAWQLGSESGNAIAEVLYGDYNPSGKLPISFPRNVGQVPIYYNHYNTGRPSNSENNVFWSHYSDVEKTPLFPFGHGLSYTKFDYRDLKINKTIFSVEEPIKLSVSVTNTGNLDGKEVVQLYIRDVSGSISRPVKELKGFELIALKKGEQRTINFTLTKEDLGYYDNGGNYLLEPGMFKVFVGTSSDQLLETEFELK from the coding sequence ATGATCAAAACCACCCTATTTTGTTTTGTTGTCTTTGGTGTTGCAAATATAACTGCACAGAACAAAGCGCACCTCGATACTACAAAATCTATAGAAGAGCGTATTACATTACTGATGAATCAAATGACGCTGGAAGAAAAGGTTGGTCAGATGAATCAGTACAATGGTTTCTGGGAAGTAACAGGTCCTGCTCCTCAGGGTGGCTCATCCAAAATTAAATACGATCATCTCAACAAAGGTTGGGTTGGATCACTACTTAATGTGCGGGGTGTTCAGAAAGTACGCGAAGTACAAAAAATTGCCGTTGAAAATACAAGGTTAGGGATTCCTCTGATTATTGGATTTGATGTGATACACAGCTATAAAACACTTAGCCCAATTCCATTAGCCGAAGCTGCCAGCTGGGATATGGAAGCTATAAAAAAATCTGCGGCAATAGCTGCTGCCGAAGCTGCTGCAAGCGGTATTAACTGGACTTTTGCGCCCAATGTAGATGTTACAATAGATGCCCGCTGGGGTCGAGTAATGGAAGGCGCCGGTGAGGATCCTTTTCTTGCCAGTAAAATTGCAGTGGCAAGAGTTAAGGGTTTTCAAGGTGATGATTTTTCTGGAACCAATACGATTGCAGCCTGCGCAAAACATTTTGCAGGATACGGCTTTGTAGAATCCGGCAAAGAATATAACAATGTAGATATGAGTGTATCAAGATTGTACAATTCAGTACTGCCTCCTTTCAAAGCGGCCAATGATGCTGGTGTCAAGACATTTATGAACGCTTTCAATACTTTAAATGGTATTCCGGCTACTGCAAACCGTTTTCTTCTCCGAGATATTCTTAAAACGAAATGGGATTTTCAAGGCTTTGTAGTATCCGATTGGGCGTCTATTGGAGAGATGATTTCTCACGGATATGCCAAAGATGGTGCGGAGGCTGCGGAAAAAGCAGCAGAAGCAGGATCTGATATGGATATGGAATCTTATTTATATGTAAACGAACTGGTAAATCTTGTCAAAGAAAAGAAGCTAGACATTGAAATCATAAACGACGCCGTAAGAAGAATTTTGAGATTAAAATTTGAAATGGGTCTATTTGAAAATCCTTACAAATATTGCGACGAAAAAAGGGAAAAAGAAGTGATTGGCAGCGCATCGCATCACGATGGTGTTCTGGATATGGCCAAAAAATCCATTGTGCTGTTAAAAAATGACAATAATCTATTGCCACTCAAAAAGTCCGGGCAAAAGATAGCATTAATTGGCGCTTTGGCCAGTGATAAAACAAGTCCGCTGGGAAGCTGGCGAATTGCAGCAGATGATGATACTGCGGTTTCCGTTTTGGAAGGAATGCAAAAATACAAAAACAGTCCAGTCACCTATGCTCTTGGAACTGCCGTCTTTTCAGGTAAGCCAACTTTTACCAAAGAATTAGAAATCAACACTGATGATAAAAGTGGGTTTGAAAAGGCTATCGCAACAGCAAGACAAGCAGATGTGGTGGTTATGGTTTTAGGCGAACATGGTTTCCAAAGTGGTGAAGGGAGAAGCAGAACAAATCTTGATCTGCCAGGTAATCAGCAGGAGTTGCTAGAAGAGGTATTTAAAGTCAATAAAAATATAGTTTTGGTTCTGAATAACGGAAGACCATTGGCTATACAATGGGCAGCAAATCATATTCCTGCTATCGTAGAGGCTTGGCAATTGGGAAGTGAAAGTGGTAATGCCATTGCCGAAGTTCTTTATGGCGATTATAATCCTAGTGGTAAATTGCCGATCTCATTCCCCCGTAATGTTGGACAAGTTCCTATTTATTACAACCATTATAACACTGGGAGACCTAGCAATTCAGAAAATAATGTGTTCTGGTCTCATTATTCCGATGTAGAAAAGACACCACTCTTTCCTTTTGGTCACGGATTGAGTTACACCAAATTCGATTATAGAGATCTAAAAATCAATAAAACGATTTTCTCTGTTGAAGAGCCCATAAAATTATCAGTTTCAGTAACTAATACAGGTAATTTAGACGGTAAAGAAGTGGTTCAGCTTTACATTAGAGATGTGAGCGGAAGTATTTCCAGACCAGTCAAAGAGCTGAAGGGATTTGAGTTGATAGCTCTCAAAAAGGGTGAACAAAGGACCATAAACTTCACTTTGACTAAAGAAGATTTAGGTTATTATGACAATGGCGGGAATTATCTTTTGGAACCGGGAATGTTTAAAGTATTTGTCGGAACCAGCTCTGATCAGCTGCTAGAAACAGAATTCGAATTAAAATAA